The DNA segment CGGTTCGCGTCCCAGGCTTCATGTCTCCGCTGATGGTTCGGGGGTGGTTGGTCACGCCGGGGCACGGCTACTGGCTGATCTCGCCGATGCCACCGGACTGACCAGCGCGTACTCCACCGCATTGAGACCGCTTCGGCCACGCGGCACCGGCCACGATCAGGGCCGGATCGCGACCGACCTCGCGGTGATGCTCGCCGATGGCGGCGAGGTCATCACGGATCTGGCCGTGTTGCGGGACCAAGGCGAGGTGTTCGGCCCCATCGCCTCGACACCGACGGCCTGGCGGCTGCTGGCCGCTCTCGACGAACATGTGCTGGACCGCCTGCGGTTGGCCCGAGCTCATGCCCGGGAAGTGGCCTGGCTGCAGGCATCCGAGACCCGCTGCGGCATACCGGCGGTGAAGGCCGGCGGACGGGAGGTGCCCGGCCTGGTCCTGGACATCGACGCCACGCTGGTGACCTGCCACTCCGAGAAAGAGGCGGCCGCACCCACCTATAAAGGCGGTTTCGGCTTCCACCCTCTGGTGTGTTTCTGGCCAATACCGGCGAGGGCATGTCCGGCCGCCTTCGGCCCGGGAACGCCGGAGCCAATACCGCCGCGGATCACATCACGGTGCTGGACGACGCTCTCGCACAAGTCCCCGACGCCCACCGGCACGGCACCGACATCCTCGTCCGCACCGACAGTGCCGGATCCGCGAAAGCCTTCCTCACCCACGTCCGAGACCTGCGAACACGCGGAATGAGCACCTTCTTCTCCGTTGGATACGCGGTCACAGAGCCGGTCCGCCGCGCGATCCGGGCCCTGCCCGAGCAGGTCTGGCACCCCGCCCTGAACCAGGACGGCACGTTCCGCGAGTCCGCCGAGGTCGCCGAACTGACCGGCACGACCGACTTTGCCGGCTACCCGGCCGGCACCCGCATCATCGTCCGCCGCGAACGTCCCCACCCCGGAGCCCAGCTCTCGCTGTTCGACCAGGACGAGGGACTGCGGCACCAGGTCTTCCTCACCGACACCCCGGTCACCTCCGGATCGGCCCAGTTCCTGGAAGTCCGCCACCGCGGACACGCCACCGTCGAAGACCACATCCGGTGCGGCAAGACCACTGGCTTCGGCCGCTTCCCCTCCCGCCGCTTCCCCGTCAACGCCGCCTGGCTCGAACTCAGCCTCGCGGCGATCGACCTCCTCGCCTGGACCCGCGTCCTCCTGCTGGACGGCGAACTCGCGGCTGCCGAACCCAAGAAGCTCCGCTACCGACTCCTGCACGTCGCCGCCCGGATCACCCGAGGCGGCCGCCGCCTCCACCTGCGGATCTCGGCCACCTGGCCCTGGAGACACGAACTTGCCGCCGCATTCCACCGACTCGCGGCCTTGCCCCGCCCAGCCAGCTGACCGGCAGTCCCCAACCACCCACAACCCGAGGAACCTTGGAGAACCCGACCACCGCGCCGGGCTCTCACCCATGCCCACCAACCAGCACCATCCCAAACGCACCCGCCCAGTTACTCAGCAGCAGCAACTGAACCGGCGAGGCTAGGGCCTGTTTCGGAAGTGAATCAGGGTTGCGGGTTGACTATCACCGGGTGTAGCGGCGGATGCGGTAGCGCAACCCGGACGTAGAGGACTGCCAGCCTTTGTCCTCGGCGACTTTCCACGTCGGGTCCGGTGTCGGGGCGTAGGTGTCGCCGTCGACCGTCGAGTCGACTTCAGTCACCGAGAGTGTCGTGGCGTAGCTCAAGGCGGCACGGTAAATTTCACCGCCACCGATCACCCATGCCGCAGCAGGTGCGGCTGGCTCCAACGGCTCGGCTGCAAGTTCCAGCGCCTTAGCCTCGCGCTTTCATGAAGCCCGGTGTCCGACGGGTGGTCGCAAACAAAAAGTGCCTCTGCCCAGCAAGAATGAGGATTGTCGAGGTCCTTGCTCCTGCCACCGTCGGAGGCACTTCCCAGGTGAAGAAGCGTATCGGTTCGTACCCGCGTGTCCGCGTTGAGGGTGGTGGCCGGACGGTGGTCTCGCAGGCGGGAGGTGTCCTGCTGGTCGAGACCATCCGCAAGACCGGGCTGGATCAGGTGATATCGGCGGCCCTGACACCGTGGCGCAAGCCGCGGGCGGTGCATGATCCGGGGAAGATCCTGCTGGATGTGGCCCTCGCAGTCGCCCTTGGCGGGGACTGTCTGGCGGACGTGGGCATGCTGCGGGCCGAGCCGGCCGTGTTCGGTGCGGTGGCCTCCGACCCCACCGTCTCCCGCCTGGTCGACACCCTCGCATTGGCCGGGCCGAAAGCCCTGTCCGTGATCCGCGCCGCGCGGGCACAAGTCCGGGAATATGTGTGGCAGTTGGCCGGAGCGGCGGCTCCGGATGCGGGAGGGCAGGTGATCGTGGACATCGACGGGGTGCTCGTGCTGGCGCACTCCGAGAAGCAGGACGCCGCCGCGACCTGGAAGAAGACGTTCGGGCACCACCCTTTGATGGGCTTCGTGGATCACGGAAGCGGCGGCAGTGGGGAGCCGGTCGCTGGGCTGCTGAGGCCCGGGAATGCAGGCAGCAACACCGCCGCTGATCACATAGAGACCGCGGAACTTGCCCTGGCCCAGCTGCCGAAGAAGTACCGGCGCGGACGCCAGACGCTGATCCGTACCGATTCCGGCGGTGGCACCCACGAGTTCGTGGCCTGGCTCGCGAAACGCGGCCGGTGGTTGTCCTACTCGGTCGGGATGACCATCACCGACGCCATCCACCAAGCCGTTCTCCAGGTTCCCTCCTCCGCCTGGACGGTGGCCGTCGAGCCCGGTGGTGAGATCCGCGACGGCGCCTGGGTCGCCGAGCTCGACAGCGACCGCCTCACGGGCTGGCCGAAGGGGATGCGGCTGATCGTCCGCAAGGAACGGCCCCACCCCGGAGCCCAGTTGCGCCTCACCGACGCCGACGGACTACGGCTGACCTGCTTCGCCACCAACACCACCAGCACGCCTATCGCCCAGCTGGAGCTGCGGCACCGCCGACGCGCCCGCGCCGAGGACCGGATCCGCAATGCCCGCGCCACCGGCCTGCGCAACCTGCCCCTGCACGACACCGCCCAGAACCGGATCTGGCTGGAGATCGTCCAGCTCGCCCTCGACCTCCTCGCCTGGATGCCGATGCTCGCCCTCACCGGCAAAGCCCGCAGGTGGGAACCCCGACGCCTACGGCTCCGCCTGTTTTCCGCCGCCGCTCAGTTCGTCACCACCGGCCGTCGTCGGCACCTGAGATTCGCTGCCCACTGGCCATGGACCGACGTGGTCACCAGCGCGATCCAACGGCTCGATGCTCTACCGAACCCCGGTTGACCAGCAGTTCCCTGCCCCAACGACTCGAATCATCCCTCCGGAGCCGTGGAATCCGGCGCCCACCCGACGCGACAGACGGGCCACTACCGCGCCTACAGCCGCCCGAACATGCCGAAACGGCCCACCCATTGAACCGATGAACCGTCACGAAAGATCGAGGCTAACCTAGCGCTTTCATTAAGCGAGCTGACCACGGGTGGCCACGTAGGCGACATATGCCTCCGAACAGCAAGAATATGGCTTCTCTAGGTCCTCGACCATGGCGGAGCCTTCCTTCGCCCGCTGCGGAGTGCTCCACCGCTCGTAGCCCTAGCTTCGCGCGATAATGCTACCGTTGGGCATTCGGACTCCCCTCGTTCACTCCCCTCACGCCTCAGCCTTAGCTCAGCCGACAACCACCGTAAGCTGCTGCGGCATCACAAACTCCACTTCAGTAACGCCCCGTCTATCTCAAGAATCCGGTTCGTCCAACTCGCCCTTTCTCCGCAATCTCGTCCTGTCATCGCCCCACACGACAGGAGTCGCCCCATGCCGGAGCCGCGCGGAGCATCCCAGGCCGCCTTCTTGACCCTTCCCAGGGCCGCCGAGTACCTCGGCATCTCGCCCAACACGCTGTACGTCTGGCGTCACCGCCGACAGGGGCCTCCCAGCTTCCGCATGGGTAGGCGCGTGATGTACCGGATCACGGCGCTCGACGAGTGGGTCCGCGATCAGGAGCTAGCGGACTCCCGCTCCAACCGCGTCCTTGCCCCGCTGAACCGGAAGCCGCAGCGGCGCTCGAAGCCCGTGAAGTAGCGCGGTGGCTTACGCGACCCGTCTCCCCCGAGAAGAAGTTCATCGCACGGGGATTGGATCGTGCCGCAGATCGCGTTAGCACCGACCAGCTCATGATCACGCACCACTGGAGGACCCCGTCATGGCGGGTTACATAGAAGACCGATGGCTGAAGAAGCGCCCCGACAAGCTGACCGGGAAGCGGGAACGGACCGCGATCTACGGCACTGGGAAGCGCTACCGGGTGAAGGGGATTCCCGGCATCCAGGACCGGTCGTTCCACACGAGTGAGGACGCGAAGCAGTGGCTTGCCAGCGCCAAAACGGACTCCAGCCGTGGTGAGTTCGTCGACCCCCGCAAGGGGGAGATCCTCCTCGCCGATTACATCGCCGAGTACTGGTGGGCGGGCCGCTCCGACGAGCCCTCGACGGCGGACCCGATGCGCAGCCGCATCTGGAATCACATCATTCCGTTGATGGGCGACTACGCCCTGCGTGAGATCGATGCCTCCGCTCTACGGACCTTCAAGGCTGGACTCCTCACGAGGGTTGAGGAGTCGACGGCCGAGGTGATCTGGGGACACCTGTCCTCGATCCTCGGCAGTGCCGTCGACGACCAGCGTCTGCTGCGCAACCCGATGAAGACGAAGAACAGCGTCAAGCCCCCACGAGCGATCGACAGCAAGGCCAAGGCGTGGTCACGTAAGGTCGTCGACGCCGTCCGCGTGGGGTTGCAAGACCGCTACCAGATCGCTGTCGATCTCGGCATCGGGCTCGGGCTGCGCCAAGGCGAAGCGTTCGGTCTCGCCGAAGAGGACTTCGACTTCGCGGCTGGAGTCGTCCACGTCCGCCGCCAGCTCAGGTGGGACATCAAGGGACGCCCCTACTTCTCGCTCCCCAAGGGGCGCAAGACCCGCGAGATCCCCCTGCCGGCGAACCTCGCGCTTCGGGCCCGAACTCGCTTCCGCCGATTCCCGTCGACTTCATGCACGCTGCCCTGGCGGAACCCGGAGACCCCCACCACCGCGCTCGAAGAGCGCCAGCGGAAGCCGATCACGGTCGACCTGATCCTCACTTCGTCGCACGGGAACCGCATCTACTACCGGACCTGGAACGACCGCAGCTGGAAGCGTGCGCTCGCCGCCGCCGGACTGATCAAGCCCGTGGGCGAGAAGGTGCGGCACGACGGCAACCGAATCCGCCGGGTCCCGCGCTATGCCGCCCCACGCGAGGACATGTTCCACGTCCTCCGCCACACTTACGCGAGCGTGCAGCTGGAAGCTGGCGAGTCGGTCGTCAGCCTGTCCAAATGGCTCGGGCACTCGACGCCGAAGGTCACGCTCGACCACTACGCTCACTTCATGCCCGGTGCGGGGCAGTGAGGGCTCACCGCGATGGACGCCTGGCTGCGGGATCCCTCCCGGCCGAAAGTCCCTGAGAAGTCCCTGCGGACGTGGATCGCCCCTCGGACACCCTCGAACATGCAGGTCAAGGGCATAGTGCGACAGGGGACCGACATGTCGGTCAAGTACAAGGAGACGGCGCGTGGCGGGCTCGCGGTGAACATCATCGAGTGCTAGTAGGGCTTTGTTACGTGTCTGGGCAAGTGGTCGCCCTGGTGGTTTCCTGATGGTATGAGGGCGAATGAACTCGCGTCGTGCAGGGGCCGGTTGGAGGAGTTCGCTGGGGAGGTGTTCGCGCCTTTGGTGCGTGCTGACCAGAGGGTGAAGGGCGGGCTGTACCTACGGGGCCTGCTGCTGGACGGGCGTCGGAAGTCGATGCAGCCGATGGCGGGGCGCCTGGGGGTGGACCATCAGCAGTTGCAGCAGTTCATGACCTCGTCGACCTGGCCGGTGGACACCGTTCGCAACAGCTTGGCCCGCCGGGCGGTGGCGGTGGTTCGGCCGCAGGTATGGGTCGTGGACGACACCGGATTCCCGAAGAACGGCACGTCCTCGCCCGGGGTGGCCAGGCAGTACTCCGGCACCTTGGGCAAGGTCGGGAACTGCCAGATAGGGGTCAGCGTCCATGCCGCGTCCGACACCGCGTCGTGCCCGCTGTCCTGGCGGCTGTTCCTGCCCAGCAGCTGGGACGAGAACGAGGCCGCTGACCGTCGGGCCCGCTGCCGGATCCCCGAGAGCGAGCATCACGGGCCGAAGTGGCAGCTCGCGTTGGACATGCTGGATGAACTGGCTACGGTCGGGCTGCGGCCCGCGGTGCTGGTCGCGGACGCCGGTTACGGAGCGAACGCCGCCTTCCGCCGCGGCCTGGAAGACCGGGGCCTGGCCTACGCGCTGCAGGCCAAGGGTGAGATGACCGCCCATGCCGAGTCGGCCCTGCCGCACCAGCCGCCCTACAGCGGGCTCGGGCCGCGTCCGCTGCCCCGCTACCGGACCCGGCCGGTCAGCCTGCGCGAACATGTCCTGGCCGCCGGACGTGCCCGAGCGGTCACGGTCACCTGGCGCAAGGGCTCCAAAGCAGCCATGTCCGCCCGCTTCGTGTTCCTGCGCGTCCGCCTCGCCGGCCGCCGCCCGAAACCCGCCCCGGACGGTGTCATCGCGCTCCGGTGGCTGATCGCCCAGTGGCCGGAAGGGGAGAACGAGCCGGTCAAGTACTGGATCTCCAACCTGCCGGCCGACATTCCGGCCCGGGATCTGGTCCGGCTCGCAAAGCTGCGGTGGCGCATCGAGCACGACTACCGCGAGCTGAAGACGACGCTCGGCCTCGACCACTTCGAGGGCCGCTCGTTCACCGGCTGGCACCGCCACGTCACCCTCGTGACCGCCGCCCACCTCTTCCTGACCGAGCAGCGGTTCTGCCCAAAAGTCCCTGCCAGGGCCTGACC comes from the Streptomyces sp. NBC_01471 genome and includes:
- a CDS encoding dihydrofolate reductase, with the protein product MIGGGEIYRAALSYATTLSVTEVDSTVDGDTYAPTPDPTWKVAEDKGWQSSTSGLRYRIRRYTR
- a CDS encoding IS1380 family transposase, whose protein sequence is MKKRIGSYPRVRVEGGGRTVVSQAGGVLLVETIRKTGLDQVISAALTPWRKPRAVHDPGKILLDVALAVALGGDCLADVGMLRAEPAVFGAVASDPTVSRLVDTLALAGPKALSVIRAARAQVREYVWQLAGAAAPDAGGQVIVDIDGVLVLAHSEKQDAAATWKKTFGHHPLMGFVDHGSGGSGEPVAGLLRPGNAGSNTAADHIETAELALAQLPKKYRRGRQTLIRTDSGGGTHEFVAWLAKRGRWLSYSVGMTITDAIHQAVLQVPSSAWTVAVEPGGEIRDGAWVAELDSDRLTGWPKGMRLIVRKERPHPGAQLRLTDADGLRLTCFATNTTSTPIAQLELRHRRRARAEDRIRNARATGLRNLPLHDTAQNRIWLEIVQLALDLLAWMPMLALTGKARRWEPRRLRLRLFSAAAQFVTTGRRRHLRFAAHWPWTDVVTSAIQRLDALPNPG
- a CDS encoding helix-turn-helix transcriptional regulator; the encoded protein is MPEPRGASQAAFLTLPRAAEYLGISPNTLYVWRHRRQGPPSFRMGRRVMYRITALDEWVRDQELADSRSNRVLAPLNRKPQRRSKPVK
- a CDS encoding IS701 family transposase — protein: MRANELASCRGRLEEFAGEVFAPLVRADQRVKGGLYLRGLLLDGRRKSMQPMAGRLGVDHQQLQQFMTSSTWPVDTVRNSLARRAVAVVRPQVWVVDDTGFPKNGTSSPGVARQYSGTLGKVGNCQIGVSVHAASDTASCPLSWRLFLPSSWDENEAADRRARCRIPESEHHGPKWQLALDMLDELATVGLRPAVLVADAGYGANAAFRRGLEDRGLAYALQAKGEMTAHAESALPHQPPYSGLGPRPLPRYRTRPVSLREHVLAAGRARAVTVTWRKGSKAAMSARFVFLRVRLAGRRPKPAPDGVIALRWLIAQWPEGENEPVKYWISNLPADIPARDLVRLAKLRWRIEHDYRELKTTLGLDHFEGRSFTGWHRHVTLVTAAHLFLTEQRFCPKVPARA